The DNA segment GCCCCATGCCCGACGTCGTCCGGCGAAGTAGACCAGCAGCGGCCGGCGCATCCGCCGGAGCAGCCGGTCGAACGCGGCTCGTTCGGGCGGCCGGAAGGGCTGCGCCCGCGGAGCGGCCCACAGCCGATAGAGCTCGCTCAGCCAGAGCGCGCCGGCAGGGTCGTGGTCGGCGAAGGCGGTGGCGACCGCCTCCTCGGCCAGCAGGATCGGTGCGTCGATCCCTTCGCGGTCGATTCCCCCGCCCGCCGGTTGCCGGAGCAGGGCGCGCAGCGCCTGTTCGTAGAGGGAGTGCGCCCGGGACACCTCCCCGCCGTGGTGGGCGTTGCGGGCGCGCAGCCAGAGCGCCTGCCATCCCCCGCCGTCGGGGAGGGGATCCACCGGTCGCTCCGGGTGGGCCAGCGCGCCAAGTCGGGCGAGTTCCCCGGCGATTTCGGTCAGGCCGGTGGCGACCGCCCGGCTTCGGGCCTCCGCCGCCGCCCGGTCGCCCTCCTCCAGACGCCCCTGACGATAGCGCAGCCGCGCCAGGTTGCGCAGGTCGTAGACCAGGCCGAAGGCGTTGTGGCGCAGCCGGTCGATCGTCGTCGCGCGCCGGAAGTAGATCGCCGCCGCCTCCAACTCCCCCGTCTCCAGCGCCAGTCGGCCGAGGTTGTTGTCGAAGGCGGCCAGCCGCTCGTAGGCGGCCTCCCGCGGCAGCATGGCGCTCCGTTCCCTGCCGCGGAGAAGGGCCGAGCGGGCCCGGCGGTAGTCGCCGGTCGACTGCAGCACCAGCCCGCGCAGGTTGTCGAGGTCGATCTGCAGCGGGTCGTCGGGCCGCAGCTCCCCTTCGAGTGCGGCGATCCCATCGAGCGCCCGACGGAAGTGGTGGCGCTTCCAGGCGACGATCAGCCGGAGCAGCGCCAGCCGGTGCGATAGAGCGGGATCGTGCAGCGACCGGATCATCCCTTCGGCCCGCGCCAGCGTCCGCTCCCACGCGCCGAGCCGCGGCCGGTCGGGCTGGCGCTGGATGGCCAGTTCGGCGTCGTCGAGCGCCAGGGCGGCGCGCAGTGCGGCGGCGGAATCGGGCAGGCGGTCGATCGCCGCGTCGAGCAGCCTGCGGATCTTCGCCACATCGAGCAGGCCGCTCTGGGCGATGCGGGCCAGCCCCCGCAGGGCGGGGGCCTGCCGGCGCGGATCGCGGGTGACGGCCAGCAGCCGCTTCCAGAGGTCGGCGGCGCCGGGCAGCGCGCCGCGCCGCTCCGCCAGCAGCGCCTCGGCCTGCAGCCGCAGGCGGTGGAACGCCCCGCCGTGCGCCATGCCGGCGGTGGGCAGCGTGCGCACCAGATCGGGGCGATCGATCCGCAACGCACTGCGGGCGGCCAGCAGGCGCAGCTTGTTCCGATGGCGGCGGGGGATCCCCTCGGCGGTCTCAAGCGCCGTCGACAGCTCCCGCCAGGCATCGCGCCAGCGCCGGTGGCGGTAGGCGTCGAGCCCCGCCCGGAGGTGGGCCCGCCAGTCGCGCAGGGCGAGATCGGCCTGCTCCCACAACCGGTTGCGCCAGTAGCGCACGGAGCGTTGCGCGTGGCGGATGGAGGCCATGCGCGGGGCCGAGATCATGGTGGGCGCGATGGTCACCGGCGCGCCGCTGCGTTCCTGCAGGATGTCTGCATCCTCCCGTCGGGGTAGCGGCTCGACCAGCATCAGCCGCCGCCGGCCGCCGCTCATGGAGGCCGCGATCTCCGCCCATTCGGCCGCCTCCGGCGCGGTGATCCGGCGGAAGGCGCTCTTGTCGTGGTCGAGCACCCACAGCGCGCCCGCCTCGCGCCACCAGAGGATCAGCCCTTCATCGGGGGCGAGCTGCCGCCGGATGCGGCGCAGCGACATCGGCGGCGGGAGGGAACCCGCCCTCGGCCGGCCGTGCAGCCGCGCCCGGAGCCTTGCGACCACCACCTCGCGGTGCAGCAGGGTGGCGAGCGCCCGTTGTGGTGCGTCGTCGTCCAGCAGCCGGCGGGCGCGGGCGAAGTAGAGCCGGTCGACCACGGCGAGGTGGAAGGGGAGCGGCTGTGGCAAGGCGGCGATCAGCGGATCGAAGGCCCCGGCCAGCCGGCGGAAGCGTTCCTCTCCCGGGCCGCCGTCGGCACAGGCCTCTGCCACCTCGGCCGCCTGCCGTAGCCACGGATCGGCGGCGGGGTCGGCGGCAAGCCGGCGCCACGCCTCCTGTGCCTGCCGGTCGAACCCTTCCCGCTCGAGCCAGCGGGCGTAGGCGTATTGCAGCCGTGCCCGCAGCGCGGGATCGCCGGTCGCCGCCCGCAGCGCCCGCCAGCGCCGCAGCCGTCGCCTCAAGGCGCGGGATCGCCGCTCGGCGCCGGCGAGGGTGGCCGGGGCCTCTTTCTCCCCCTCGATCGGCTGGGACAGCAGCAGCAGTTGCATGCGGAAGTCGGGCTCGGGCTGGCGCGTCAGCCAGCGGATGCTCGGTGGGTCGAGGCGGCCGTCGCGCGCCTGGCTCAACTCCAGGGCGAGGGTGCGGTTGCGCCGCTCCCCGGCGCGATCGCCGGCACGACGGGCCGCCTCCGCCGCCTGGCGGAAGTGGTCCGCCGCCTGCGGCCAGCGCCCCAGGTGGAGTTCGGCCTGGGCCAGCTGGTTGCGCAGCAGCGCCGCCATTCTGCTCCGGTCGCTCAGGTAGGGCTGCAGTCGCCGCTGCAGGGGGGCGAGGGCTTCACGCCACGCGCCTCGGTCGCGCTCCGCATGCGCCAGCAGGCTGTCGGCCACCCAGCGACTGTCGTAGGGGCGCGCCTTCCCCCCCAGCCGCAGCGGGCTGTTCGGGTCGCGGAAGGGGGGCTGCTGCAGCAGGTCGGTGAGCAGGGCGACCGCCTCTTCGTCGTCGCCGGCGGCGATCAGCTCCGCCGCCCGGCTCAGGCCGAGCCGCCGGCGCATGGTCGGAGCGAGCTCCGGGTCGATCCGCATGCGGTCGAAGAGCCGCGCCGCCCGGCGATGATCGTGGAGAAGGATGGCGGCCATCGCCCGTAGATGGAGCGCGGGCCGCCGCTCCCGGTCGGGCAGGGGGGTGGGGAGCCGGTCGAGCCAGCGTAGGGCGGTCTGCGGCCGGTCGAGGTCGAGGGCGGCGTGGGCCGCCTGCAGCAGCAGGGCGTGGTCGATCGCCCCCGGCTCCCGGCGCCACCAGTCGTCGACCCCCTCCAGCACCACCGAGGGGAGGCGGAGGCGGAAGGCGAGGTTGATGCGGTTGCGCCGCAGCGCCCGCAGATCCTCCGGCTCCCCCCCCTGTGCCTCGAGCAGCCGAAGCGCGGTGTCGTAATGGGCCAGCGCCCGGCGCAGCGCCGCCTGGTCGTCGCGCTGTTCCAGCAGCCATCCCAGGGTCTGGCGGGCGGGCCAGAACTCCGGCGCCCGGCGGATCAACCGCTGCAGCAGCTGCGCGCTTCGCCGTTCGCCTCCCAGGCGGTAGCTCAGCTGGAGCGCTTCGGCATAGCGGCGTGCGACCGGGTCGTGCATCCACGCCAGCGATCGGCGCCACCAGGCCGGATCGAGCCCTTTCCCCCCGGCCGCGCCCGCCTGCAGCAGCAGGCGGCGGCCGACGGCGTCGTCGGGGAAGCGGCGCACCCCCCGCATGGCCCACGCCAGCGCCTCCTGCGCCTTGCTTTGGGCGAGGAGTGCGCGGACCTGCCGATGGTAGAGGGCCAGGCGCAA comes from the Zetaproteobacteria bacterium genome and includes:
- a CDS encoding CHAT domain-containing protein gives rise to the protein MPLPDGGLLFVSTRRQNLEIMRMEATGELSVWERHPADEREPAASPDGRLIAFVSTRSHPQGQVWIKPLAGGRARRIPLPGAQRHPLFRANRILEIEQLGPNGWRRVAVDLDRVARKGGAATTARPHRSAAATVSGRTTAPARAPFAVAHPFDTNGDGRRDQADRGWIVDRRGKQAVPITPLILDAADPRYDPRHHRLWFTLHRTTRPQVAALQLPPDRPPRPPRSLADAPAWRLLRWMQQPHPDSAAWRSERNERLWQAGWIEAVRTELRLEPDHSLRGAWMRIRLAVHDGAAIPRARIARLLGQAASRNDPFLDRMRLDQGRWLADRGRGIEAMKILRRVARAPWRREALLLRAELLLQAGDPPAALRLVVANWPQIGRRLDRRLQRLITQIATDGAADPLTALAHALTHQTGVPSAIRSLWRLQRARLLQQRGDLPGAIAALAAVPADARAELLRARDRLRLALYHRQVRALLAQSKAQEALAWAMRGVRRFPDDAVGRRLLLQAGAAGGKGLDPAWWRRSLAWMHDPVARRYAEALQLSYRLGGERRSAQLLQRLIRRAPEFWPARQTLGWLLEQRDDQAALRRALAHYDTALRLLEAQGGEPEDLRALRRNRINLAFRLRLPSVVLEGVDDWWRREPGAIDHALLLQAAHAALDLDRPQTALRWLDRLPTPLPDRERRPALHLRAMAAILLHDHRRAARLFDRMRIDPELAPTMRRRLGLSRAAELIAAGDDEEAVALLTDLLQQPPFRDPNSPLRLGGKARPYDSRWVADSLLAHAERDRGAWREALAPLQRRLQPYLSDRSRMAALLRNQLAQAELHLGRWPQAADHFRQAAEAARRAGDRAGERRNRTLALELSQARDGRLDPPSIRWLTRQPEPDFRMQLLLLSQPIEGEKEAPATLAGAERRSRALRRRLRRWRALRAATGDPALRARLQYAYARWLEREGFDRQAQEAWRRLAADPAADPWLRQAAEVAEACADGGPGEERFRRLAGAFDPLIAALPQPLPFHLAVVDRLYFARARRLLDDDAPQRALATLLHREVVVARLRARLHGRPRAGSLPPPMSLRRIRRQLAPDEGLILWWREAGALWVLDHDKSAFRRITAPEAAEWAEIAASMSGGRRRLMLVEPLPRREDADILQERSGAPVTIAPTMISAPRMASIRHAQRSVRYWRNRLWEQADLALRDWRAHLRAGLDAYRHRRWRDAWRELSTALETAEGIPRRHRNKLRLLAARSALRIDRPDLVRTLPTAGMAHGGAFHRLRLQAEALLAERRGALPGAADLWKRLLAVTRDPRRQAPALRGLARIAQSGLLDVAKIRRLLDAAIDRLPDSAAALRAALALDDAELAIQRQPDRPRLGAWERTLARAEGMIRSLHDPALSHRLALLRLIVAWKRHHFRRALDGIAALEGELRPDDPLQIDLDNLRGLVLQSTGDYRRARSALLRGRERSAMLPREAAYERLAAFDNNLGRLALETGELEAAAIYFRRATTIDRLRHNAFGLVYDLRNLARLRYRQGRLEEGDRAAAEARSRAVATGLTEIAGELARLGALAHPERPVDPLPDGGGWQALWLRARNAHHGGEVSRAHSLYEQALRALLRQPAGGGIDREGIDAPILLAEEAVATAFADHDPAGALWLSELYRLWAAPRAQPFRPPERAAFDRLLRRMRRPLLVYFAGRRRAWGWLCRRGRIHAVALAPVARWRPALRRLQVGLMRHTTIRREARLLQRLLWRPMQRRLPEGGVLTIVVADRLAGLPFSLLPDATGKPLLARYALRYTPHILWQGSRNTDRRRGGVLLAGNPGRGPSRLLLAEAELRAVRELGPARESRLAFPIDASTLLRRMGRYDTLHLAAHAHHHPRLPLESALLLPGGEGASGELRAVELLHLAAPPPARVVLTACGADDPTARRPNIFPLVFLAAGSR